A window of Pseudodesulfovibrio hydrargyri contains these coding sequences:
- a CDS encoding MotA/TolQ/ExbB proton channel family protein, whose product MNFLPDNSILSLLAGATLAVKLVMLFLGCMSLWSWTIIFFKFFTIGTARKKVIQGYDAFVAAGDLAKGIKGLGDKDDSPLARVSSLAVKEFRLLEKADVNRERKRLLVKDTLRRVLKQGISKEMRSLTRNLPFLATCANAAPFIGLFGTVWGIMHSFHSIGMAQSAALATVAPGISEALIATAIGLLVAIPATIFYNYFLGKLNEVESGMVDFAGAFLNRAEREIAWADKPERD is encoded by the coding sequence ATGAATTTTCTGCCCGACAACTCCATCCTGTCCCTGCTTGCCGGGGCGACCCTGGCGGTCAAGCTGGTCATGCTCTTTCTGGGATGCATGTCCCTGTGGAGCTGGACCATCATCTTCTTCAAGTTCTTCACCATCGGCACGGCCCGCAAGAAGGTCATCCAGGGCTACGACGCGTTTGTTGCCGCAGGTGATCTGGCCAAGGGTATCAAGGGGTTGGGCGACAAGGACGACTCGCCCCTGGCCCGGGTCTCGTCCCTGGCCGTGAAGGAGTTCCGGCTGCTGGAAAAGGCCGACGTCAATCGCGAGCGCAAGCGGCTGCTGGTCAAGGACACCCTGCGCCGCGTGCTCAAGCAGGGCATCTCCAAGGAGATGCGCTCCCTTACCCGCAACCTGCCGTTTCTGGCCACCTGCGCCAACGCGGCTCCGTTCATCGGCCTGTTCGGCACGGTCTGGGGCATCATGCACTCGTTCCACTCCATCGGCATGGCCCAGAGCGCGGCCCTGGCCACAGTGGCGCCCGGCATCTCCGAGGCGCTCATCGCCACGGCCATCGGATTGCTCGTGGCCATCCCGGCGACCATTTTCTACAACTATTTTCTGGGCAAGCTGAACGAGGTCGAGTCCGGCATGGTCGACTTCGCCGGGGCCTTCCTGAACCGCGCCGAACGCGAGATCGCCTGGGCCGACAAGCCCGAGCGGGACTAG
- the tolR gene encoding protein TolR has protein sequence MAIKTGGGFLNEINVTPFVDVMLVLLIIFMVTAPLMTQGVEVDLPTTRTVRNLPQDSEHLVLSVKKDGTIFLDEYQVALDELQAYIQRLVAKQKKQLFLRADKEVPYGTVVQVMGEIKAAGIDRLGIVAEQPKQDKKR, from the coding sequence ATGGCGATCAAGACCGGCGGCGGGTTCCTCAACGAGATCAACGTCACGCCCTTTGTGGACGTGATGCTGGTCCTGCTGATCATCTTCATGGTCACGGCCCCGCTCATGACCCAGGGGGTGGAGGTGGACCTGCCGACCACGCGCACGGTCCGCAACCTGCCCCAGGATTCCGAGCACCTGGTCCTGTCCGTGAAGAAGGACGGCACGATCTTCCTGGACGAGTACCAGGTGGCCCTGGACGAGCTGCAGGCATACATCCAGCGGCTGGTGGCCAAGCAGAAGAAACAGCTCTTCCTGCGCGCGGACAAGGAAGTCCCCTACGGCACCGTGGTCCAGGTCATGGGCGAGATCAAGGCCGCGGGCATCGACAGGCTCGGCATCGTGGCCGAACAGCCCAAGCAAGACAAAAAACGGTAA
- a CDS encoding alpha/beta hydrolase family protein — MEPEPEPEPKPEPKPALPPATAIPNEPEFPNDLYVAAPLPMDKTVVLDDSPPVIGSEETPEAEPEFDPDVIEISPTKTLPPAPEEDLADDGLSKKIYVRKDATVHRGAEARFGRALMGDYFSYSAKEFSGQFRTKDDRIISIIDARNTKYGRFLIYDSKNKTLRRLKQAFGKYVYTIGPSVYADEPVTGSVTFLAKDDRIERFILMTDDDRIAHYPVKVHVREEEVAFDGPAGRIEARLSRPPYDEGHAGAVIVHGPDCADPGMVQAFARTLSMHGLAALTFTPRGCGGESPSPAGTGELAEDTLSAFDFLAAHPSIDADKTGIWGSGPGVPAAIRAARRTAPRFLICMLTDGLDPGDLPNRAVLAGLDMPVFWLVTGRRTAGWRPLITTLETLRDREKRAFTIVVAPARTSREVLEAEGEHSSWVEQVADDHAALAVSWINGLE, encoded by the coding sequence GTGGAGCCGGAACCGGAGCCCGAACCGAAGCCGGAGCCCAAACCGGCCCTCCCGCCCGCAACCGCGATCCCCAATGAGCCGGAGTTCCCCAACGATCTCTATGTCGCCGCTCCGCTGCCCATGGACAAGACCGTGGTCCTGGACGATTCCCCTCCTGTCATCGGCTCCGAGGAGACTCCAGAAGCCGAGCCCGAATTCGACCCTGACGTCATCGAGATCAGCCCGACAAAGACTCTGCCCCCCGCGCCCGAAGAGGACTTGGCCGATGACGGCCTGTCAAAAAAAATCTACGTGCGCAAGGACGCCACCGTGCACCGGGGGGCCGAAGCACGCTTCGGCCGGGCGCTGATGGGCGATTATTTCTCCTATTCCGCCAAGGAATTTTCCGGCCAGTTCCGGACCAAGGACGACCGGATCATCTCCATCATCGACGCCCGCAACACCAAGTACGGGCGCTTTCTGATCTACGACTCCAAGAACAAGACCCTGCGCCGCCTGAAGCAGGCCTTCGGCAAGTACGTCTACACCATCGGCCCATCCGTGTACGCGGACGAGCCGGTCACCGGCTCGGTCACCTTCCTGGCCAAGGACGACCGCATCGAACGGTTCATCCTGATGACCGACGACGACCGCATCGCCCACTACCCGGTCAAGGTCCACGTGCGCGAGGAGGAGGTCGCCTTTGACGGTCCCGCCGGGCGGATCGAGGCCAGGCTCTCCCGCCCGCCCTACGACGAGGGCCACGCGGGCGCGGTGATCGTCCACGGCCCGGACTGCGCCGACCCGGGCATGGTCCAGGCCTTTGCCCGGACCCTGTCCATGCACGGCCTGGCGGCCCTGACCTTCACCCCGCGCGGCTGCGGCGGCGAATCCCCCTCCCCGGCGGGCACCGGAGAACTGGCCGAGGACACCCTGTCCGCCTTCGACTTCCTGGCGGCCCATCCGTCCATCGACGCGGACAAGACCGGCATCTGGGGCTCGGGCCCGGGTGTACCGGCGGCCATCCGGGCCGCGCGCCGGACCGCCCCCCGCTTCCTGATCTGCATGCTGACCGACGGTCTCGATCCCGGCGACCTGCCGAACCGGGCCGTGCTCGCCGGGCTGGACATGCCCGTGTTCTGGCTGGTCACCGGCCGCAGGACGGCCGGCTGGCGCCCCCTGATCACCACCCTCGAGACCCTGCGCGACCGGGAAAAGCGCGCCTTTACCATCGTGGTGGCCCCGGCCAGGACCAGCCGGGAGGTGCTTGAGGCCGAGGGTGAACACTCCTCCTGGGTGGAGCAGGTGGCCGACGACCACGCCGCCCTGGCCGTGTCCTGGATCAACGGTCTCGAATAG
- a CDS encoding sensor histidine kinase, with amino-acid sequence MKIDRDPLERPDAETRKRLIESDPALFRKLVEASGMAISIHDENLRPIWGNRAWTELWGYSVGEILDIPQEMLMPEETLELYWNNVLSTVSQGERWQGEYVIRARDGRLHTVKGWFDPITDESGKVTCVIAIKQDLSDLIRVREALGSAEKSLNFISDCTSDIFFRLNLRTGLYDYLSPSVERFSGYSVREYQECPMLIRKIIHPDWHDYLDRIMEELLAGQVREEYEFQFIHKSGRVHWASQRHILLRDKNGAPLAVEGIATDITARKQAEERLRASEEKFRFLAENTADVIWTMDDEYRLVYATPSIKDVSGFTAEELQGRPFKKMITRSSIAKFEEALARRQEAEARGDYTLINTLELEHIDKSGKIFWVETMIKRLLDDKGRPHGFQGVSRDVTLRLEAGAAIAASEARFRTLFEDSPISLWEEDLTKLKFYFDDLREQGVTDFRAFFRDNPEALLRCADLVTVVDVNKATLALLGAASKEELFGNLDNVLTESSMSAFAEEMILLASGGREYCGEIANRTLDGDTIWVMAHFFVPDEYKDTLSRVIVSLLDVTPRRRAEEALMDSEERYRVLAENSQEGVIVMQHGAVRYVNESMLRITGYSAGELEAIDFVDMVHPGDQHEHAPQFARLASGGMNESLGSFRVLTRSGGTKWVNMSVKPIMWGGREAQMLILTNITRYKALESELLIAHAQMENRVRKRTAELSKANVRLKAVAEERGKAQERIQALTQQLIRVQEDERQRIARDLHDNVAQDLSSIMLKMETLFDGLPAPDLELAERGEAVADILRRTIASVREIAYGLRPPALDQLGLVQALTNLCHDSGNRYGFDVDFFSTGLENITLDFDVEINLYRMVQEAVRNICRHAGATKAVIRLVKSHPDILIRIEDNGSGFPMEESLARADAEKRMGLRSMEERARLIGGSMEIQTLTGTGTRILFKVPIESARRHG; translated from the coding sequence GTGAAGATCGACCGCGACCCGCTAGAACGCCCTGACGCCGAGACCCGCAAGCGGCTGATCGAATCCGACCCCGCCCTGTTCCGCAAGCTGGTCGAGGCCTCGGGCATGGCCATCTCCATCCACGACGAAAACCTCCGACCCATCTGGGGGAACCGGGCCTGGACCGAACTCTGGGGGTACTCCGTCGGGGAAATCCTGGACATCCCCCAGGAAATGCTCATGCCGGAGGAGACCCTGGAGCTGTACTGGAACAATGTCCTCTCCACGGTCAGCCAGGGAGAGCGCTGGCAGGGGGAATACGTGATCCGGGCCAGGGACGGCCGGCTGCACACGGTCAAGGGGTGGTTCGACCCGATTACCGACGAGTCCGGGAAAGTCACCTGCGTCATCGCCATCAAGCAGGACCTGTCCGACCTCATCCGCGTCCGCGAGGCCCTGGGCTCGGCCGAAAAGAGCCTGAACTTCATCTCCGACTGCACCAGCGACATCTTCTTCCGCCTGAACCTGCGCACCGGCCTGTACGACTACCTCAGCCCCTCGGTGGAGCGGTTCTCGGGCTACTCGGTCCGGGAATACCAGGAATGTCCCATGCTCATCCGCAAGATCATCCACCCGGACTGGCACGACTACCTGGACCGGATCATGGAGGAGCTGCTCGCGGGCCAGGTGCGCGAGGAATACGAATTTCAGTTCATCCACAAGTCCGGCCGGGTCCACTGGGCCAGCCAGCGCCACATCCTGCTCCGGGACAAGAACGGCGCTCCCCTGGCCGTGGAGGGCATCGCCACGGACATCACCGCGCGCAAGCAGGCCGAGGAACGGTTGCGCGCCAGCGAGGAGAAGTTTCGTTTCCTGGCCGAAAACACCGCCGACGTCATCTGGACCATGGACGACGAATACCGCCTGGTCTACGCCACCCCGTCCATCAAGGACGTCAGCGGCTTCACCGCGGAGGAGCTCCAGGGCCGCCCGTTCAAGAAGATGATCACCCGGTCGTCCATCGCCAAGTTCGAGGAGGCCCTGGCCCGGCGGCAAGAGGCCGAGGCCAGGGGCGACTACACCCTGATCAACACTCTGGAGTTGGAGCACATCGACAAGAGCGGCAAGATATTCTGGGTCGAGACCATGATAAAGCGGCTGCTCGATGACAAGGGCCGCCCCCACGGATTCCAGGGCGTGTCCCGGGACGTCACCCTGCGCCTGGAGGCCGGGGCCGCCATCGCGGCCAGCGAGGCGCGCTTCCGGACCCTGTTCGAGGACTCCCCCATCTCCCTGTGGGAAGAGGACCTGACCAAGCTCAAGTTCTACTTCGACGACCTCAGGGAGCAGGGCGTCACGGACTTCCGCGCATTCTTCCGCGACAACCCCGAGGCCCTGCTCCGCTGCGCCGACCTGGTCACCGTGGTGGACGTGAACAAGGCCACCCTGGCCCTGCTCGGCGCGGCCAGCAAGGAAGAGCTGTTCGGCAACCTGGACAACGTCCTGACCGAATCCTCCATGTCCGCCTTTGCCGAGGAGATGATCCTGCTCGCCTCGGGCGGCCGGGAATACTGTGGCGAGATCGCCAACCGCACTCTGGACGGCGACACCATCTGGGTCATGGCCCACTTCTTCGTGCCCGACGAGTACAAGGATACCCTGTCCAGGGTCATCGTCTCCCTGCTGGACGTGACCCCCAGGCGGCGGGCCGAAGAGGCCCTCATGGACTCCGAGGAGCGCTACCGCGTCCTGGCCGAGAATTCCCAGGAAGGCGTCATCGTCATGCAGCACGGCGCGGTCCGCTACGTCAACGAGTCCATGCTGCGCATCACCGGCTACTCGGCCGGGGAGCTCGAGGCCATCGATTTCGTGGACATGGTCCACCCCGGCGACCAGCACGAGCATGCCCCCCAATTCGCCCGCCTCGCCTCCGGCGGGATGAACGAGTCCCTGGGCTCCTTCCGCGTCCTGACCCGCAGCGGCGGGACCAAGTGGGTGAACATGAGCGTCAAGCCGATCATGTGGGGCGGCCGCGAGGCCCAGATGCTCATCCTGACCAACATCACCCGGTACAAGGCGCTCGAGTCCGAACTGCTCATCGCCCACGCCCAGATGGAGAACCGGGTGCGCAAGCGGACCGCCGAACTGTCCAAGGCCAACGTCCGGCTCAAGGCCGTGGCCGAGGAGCGGGGCAAGGCCCAGGAACGCATCCAGGCCCTGACCCAGCAACTCATCCGCGTGCAGGAGGACGAGCGCCAGCGCATCGCCCGCGACCTGCACGACAACGTGGCCCAGGACCTCTCGTCCATCATGCTCAAGATGGAGACCCTGTTCGACGGCCTCCCGGCGCCGGACCTGGAACTGGCCGAGCGGGGAGAGGCCGTGGCCGACATTCTGCGCCGGACCATCGCCTCGGTCCGGGAGATCGCCTACGGCCTGCGGCCCCCGGCCCTGGACCAGCTGGGCCTGGTCCAGGCCCTGACCAACCTGTGCCACGATTCGGGGAACCGCTACGGCTTTGACGTTGACTTTTTCTCCACCGGACTCGAAAATATTACCCTGGACTTCGACGTGGAAATCAATCTCTACCGCATGGTCCAGGAGGCCGTCAGGAACATCTGCCGCCACGCCGGGGCGACCAAGGCCGTCATCCGCCTGGTCAAGAGCCACCCGGACATCCTCATCCGCATCGAGGACAACGGCAGCGGATTCCCGATGGAGGAGAGCCTGGCCAGGGCCGACGCGGAAAAACGCATGGGGTTGCGGAGCATGGAGGAGCGGGCCCGCCTCATCGGCGGTTCCATGGAGATCCAGACCCTGACCGGCACCGGCACACGCATACTTTTCAAGGTACCGATCGAAAGCGCGAGGAGACACGGCTAG
- a CDS encoding response regulator, giving the protein MGANTLDILIVDDHPLFREGLKTIVSRDENFAVCAEAGTGQEGVALARDHRPDIVLVDISMPDKSGIQMIRELKDELPQTRFVIISMHSEADYIVEAFRAGATGYIIKESAAGQLIKGLNTVAGGNLFLDSALSQEVVFKLLQTKSGSEDGNDDPYSTLTPREQEVMRMLAEGLTAKGVAEELFISPKTVENHRTNLMKKLGLKSSVELVRYAARLGLIDIETWAI; this is encoded by the coding sequence ATGGGAGCGAACACCCTGGACATCCTGATCGTCGACGACCACCCCCTCTTCAGGGAGGGGCTCAAAACCATCGTCAGCCGGGACGAGAACTTCGCGGTCTGCGCCGAGGCGGGCACCGGCCAGGAGGGCGTGGCCCTGGCCCGCGACCACAGGCCGGACATCGTCCTGGTGGACATCTCCATGCCCGACAAGAGCGGCATCCAGATGATCCGCGAACTCAAGGACGAACTGCCCCAGACCCGATTCGTGATCATCTCCATGCACTCCGAGGCCGACTACATCGTCGAGGCCTTCCGCGCCGGGGCCACCGGCTACATCATCAAGGAATCCGCCGCCGGGCAGCTCATCAAGGGGCTGAACACCGTGGCCGGCGGCAATCTCTTCCTGGACAGCGCCCTGTCCCAGGAAGTGGTTTTCAAACTGCTCCAGACCAAAAGCGGCTCCGAGGACGGCAACGACGATCCGTACTCCACCCTGACCCCGCGCGAGCAGGAAGTCATGCGCATGCTCGCCGAAGGGCTGACCGCCAAGGGCGTGGCCGAGGAACTGTTCATCTCGCCCAAAACCGTGGAGAACCACCGCACCAACCTGATGAAGAAACTCGGCCTCAAGAGCTCCGTGGAACTCGTCCGCTACGCCGCCCGGCTGGGGCTGATCGATATCGAGACCTGGGCCATTTGA
- a CDS encoding Hsp20/alpha crystallin family protein, translating to MSEVAKKEAVKELSRFRPATDILEREDGFHIFMDMPGVSREDMAIDLEEDELTVTGRSDQCPLPGEKFVEAQFGACEYVRSISISDIVDRERIKASLENGVLELFLPKVEKVQPKRITIQAQ from the coding sequence ATGAGTGAAGTCGCGAAGAAAGAGGCAGTCAAGGAATTGAGCCGTTTCCGTCCGGCCACGGACATCCTGGAGCGCGAGGACGGCTTTCACATCTTCATGGACATGCCCGGCGTGAGCAGGGAGGACATGGCCATCGACCTGGAAGAGGACGAGTTGACCGTGACCGGCCGCTCAGACCAGTGCCCGCTGCCCGGCGAGAAATTCGTGGAGGCTCAGTTCGGCGCGTGCGAATACGTGCGGTCCATCTCCATCTCCGACATCGTGGACCGGGAGCGCATCAAGGCGTCCCTGGAGAACGGGGTCCTGGAACTCTTCCTGCCCAAGGTGGAGAAGGTCCAGCCCAAACGGATCACCATCCAGGCGCAATAG
- a CDS encoding Hsp20/alpha crystallin family protein has translation MVIDFNTLYNFPSRLDRVFEEMLRSPMGDDRRLAYPPLNLSNDEENIYVRAEVPGVTIEDVELTLTDKTLVIKGERTAPQGKFYRQERPSGVFHRVVNIGVPVDRDKVTAAMKDGVLTVTLPKSEEIKPRTISIDVA, from the coding sequence ATGGTTATCGATTTCAATACGCTCTACAATTTTCCGTCCCGGTTGGATCGTGTCTTTGAGGAAATGCTCAGATCGCCCATGGGCGACGACCGGCGTTTGGCCTATCCCCCGCTCAATTTGAGCAACGACGAGGAGAACATTTACGTCCGCGCGGAAGTGCCCGGCGTGACCATCGAAGACGTGGAACTGACGTTGACCGACAAGACGCTGGTCATCAAGGGCGAGCGCACCGCGCCGCAGGGCAAATTCTATCGCCAGGAACGCCCGAGCGGTGTTTTCCACAGAGTTGTCAACATCGGCGTGCCGGTGGACAGGGACAAGGTGACTGCGGCCATGAAGGACGGGGTGTTGACCGTGACCCTGCCCAAATCCGAAGAGATCAAGCCGCGCACCATCAGCATCGACGTCGCCTAA
- a CDS encoding Trm112 family protein: MTLKKELLDILACPQCKGELTPKPGGDGLACPKCKVVYPVKDDIPIMLVDQAVPEKDWTGSN, encoded by the coding sequence ATGACCCTGAAAAAAGAACTGCTCGATATTCTGGCCTGCCCGCAGTGCAAGGGCGAACTCACGCCCAAACCCGGCGGCGACGGGCTGGCCTGCCCCAAGTGCAAGGTGGTCTACCCGGTCAAGGACGACATCCCGATCATGCTCGTGGACCAAGCCGTGCCCGAAAAGGACTGGACCGGCTCAAACTAG
- a CDS encoding PHP domain-containing protein yields the protein MSIDLHAHTTVSDGTLTPTELVRLAKESGLDAIAVTDHDTFQGIHEALEAGEKFGIEVIPGAELSLESPEGTGWIHVVALWLPKQADELQKAFDWVIEGRANRNHEIVEKLRKLGVNITYEAVAARATGTIGRPHFAQELMALGVVSSMDEAFKVWVGDNGRAYVPKRKLTPEQALSILKDIGATSILAHPFALKLSYKETEKAVRRLMDLGLDGMEVFYSEHSEADTRAFGEMADRLGLLKSGGSDFHGTNKPDIRLGVGRGNLDIPNELLDKMKAARRAKGLPV from the coding sequence ATGAGCATAGACCTGCACGCGCATACCACGGTCTCCGACGGGACCCTGACGCCCACGGAACTGGTCCGGCTGGCCAAGGAGAGCGGGCTGGACGCCATCGCGGTGACCGACCACGACACCTTCCAGGGCATACACGAGGCCCTGGAGGCCGGGGAAAAGTTCGGCATAGAGGTCATTCCGGGCGCGGAACTGAGCCTGGAGTCGCCTGAGGGCACGGGCTGGATTCATGTGGTCGCCCTGTGGCTGCCAAAACAGGCGGACGAACTCCAAAAGGCCTTTGACTGGGTCATCGAGGGGCGCGCCAACCGCAACCACGAGATCGTGGAGAAACTGCGCAAGCTTGGCGTGAACATCACCTACGAAGCCGTGGCCGCACGGGCCACCGGGACCATCGGCCGGCCGCATTTCGCCCAGGAGCTCATGGCGCTGGGCGTGGTCTCGTCCATGGACGAGGCCTTCAAGGTCTGGGTCGGCGACAACGGCCGGGCCTACGTGCCCAAGCGCAAGCTCACGCCCGAGCAGGCCCTCTCCATCCTGAAGGACATCGGGGCCACCTCCATCCTGGCCCACCCGTTCGCCCTGAAACTGAGCTACAAGGAAACCGAAAAGGCGGTCCGCCGCCTCATGGATCTCGGCCTGGACGGCATGGAGGTCTTCTACTCCGAGCACTCCGAGGCGGACACCAGGGCGTTCGGCGAGATGGCCGACCGCCTCGGCCTGCTCAAGAGCGGCGGCTCGGACTTCCACGGGACCAACAAGCCGGACATCAGGCTCGGCGTGGGCCGGGGCAACCTGGACATCCCCAACGAACTGCTCGACAAGATGAAAGCGGCCCGGCGGGCCAAGGGACTGCCCGTCTAA
- a CDS encoding DUF362 domain-containing protein translates to MADVVTLPCESYARTVRDAFEQAGGPDALAGFERILLKPNLVNASPFPVTTHPEFTAAAIDAVRAHTDAPITIAEGTGDKDKETGEVFTALGYEELARCKGVDLLDLNHADLTEVSRPGCPVFPTMWLPKAAFTHCIVSLPVLKGHSMASVTGTMKNMMGFAPPSHYQGGGWKKALFHRDMHGSIRDLNRYVTPHFTLMDATVGLRDYHLGGPRCRPEVGMILAGADPLAVDRAAAGLLGIDWREVDHLR, encoded by the coding sequence ATGGCCGACGTCGTCACCCTCCCCTGCGAAAGCTACGCGCGGACCGTGCGCGACGCCTTTGAACAGGCGGGCGGCCCGGACGCCCTGGCCGGATTCGAGCGCATCCTGCTCAAGCCCAATCTGGTCAACGCCTCGCCCTTTCCGGTGACCACCCACCCCGAGTTCACGGCCGCGGCCATCGACGCCGTCCGCGCCCACACGGACGCGCCCATCACCATCGCCGAGGGCACCGGCGACAAGGACAAGGAGACCGGCGAGGTCTTCACCGCCCTGGGCTACGAGGAGCTCGCCCGATGCAAGGGCGTCGATCTGCTCGACCTCAACCACGCGGACCTTACCGAGGTCTCGCGCCCGGGCTGCCCGGTCTTTCCGACCATGTGGCTGCCCAAGGCCGCCTTCACCCACTGCATCGTGTCCCTGCCCGTGCTCAAGGGCCATTCCATGGCCTCCGTGACCGGGACCATGAAGAACATGATGGGCTTTGCCCCGCCCTCCCACTACCAGGGCGGCGGCTGGAAAAAGGCCCTCTTCCACCGCGACATGCACGGCTCCATCCGCGACCTGAACCGCTACGTCACCCCGCACTTCACCCTCATGGACGCCACGGTCGGGCTCAGGGACTACCACCTGGGCGGCCCTCGGTGCCGCCCGGAAGTGGGCATGATCCTGGCCGGGGCCGACCCTTTGGCCGTGGACCGCGCCGCCGCCGGGCTGCTCGGCATCGACTGGCGCGAAGTCGACCACCTGCGCTAG
- a CDS encoding peptidase U32 family protein — MPDTPFIPELLAPAGDMEKLETAILYGADAVYLGGEGLNLRAGAGGFDRQALERAIRVAHKAGVKVYYTLNVYPRQSHMNAVREQLDTLGELGPDAIIAADPGVIRLLRRELPEIPVHISTQANTANVEAVRFWRENGAKRVNVARELRSAELGEMLDACRKQMPTMELEVFVHGAMCMAVSGRCYMSALLNDRPGNLGQCSHPCRYEYRPVSMTFEERTRPGEKLWEMREYENPFSEDFTFDAPEEFAFSSPDNDRSASQPPADRALSAALDTDNWTKFFAAEDLCLLHYLEWFRGMKVASLKLEGRTKSSAYLAQVVDAYKTALTHAATGRFQPELYLSELVNAASRPLTTGFFDPANRGIIAQPPDETEKRPVLARILAPLAAGRWLVQTKARWTSAAPVEILVPGLIRPQISAEDYGLVDDTGQAVDTSHPGQRAVFICDHPEIKTGMFIRKPWDMDKLD; from the coding sequence ATGCCCGACACCCCGTTCATCCCGGAACTGCTCGCTCCCGCGGGCGACATGGAAAAGCTCGAGACCGCCATCCTCTACGGCGCGGACGCCGTGTACCTCGGCGGCGAGGGCCTCAACCTGCGCGCCGGCGCGGGCGGGTTCGACCGCCAGGCCCTGGAACGGGCCATCCGGGTTGCCCACAAGGCCGGGGTCAAGGTCTACTACACCCTCAACGTCTACCCGCGCCAGTCGCACATGAACGCGGTGCGCGAGCAGCTCGACACCCTGGGCGAACTCGGGCCAGACGCGATCATCGCCGCCGACCCAGGCGTCATCCGCCTGCTGCGCCGCGAGCTGCCCGAAATCCCGGTGCACATCTCCACCCAGGCCAACACCGCCAACGTGGAGGCCGTGCGCTTCTGGCGCGAGAACGGGGCCAAACGCGTCAACGTGGCCCGCGAGCTGCGCTCGGCCGAGCTGGGCGAGATGCTCGACGCCTGCCGCAAGCAGATGCCGACCATGGAACTTGAGGTCTTCGTCCACGGGGCCATGTGCATGGCCGTGTCCGGCCGTTGCTACATGTCCGCGCTGCTCAACGACCGGCCCGGCAACCTCGGCCAGTGCTCCCACCCCTGCCGCTACGAGTACCGGCCCGTGTCCATGACCTTCGAGGAACGCACCCGGCCCGGCGAAAAGCTCTGGGAGATGCGCGAATACGAAAACCCGTTCTCCGAAGACTTCACCTTCGACGCGCCCGAGGAGTTCGCCTTCTCCTCCCCGGACAACGACCGGTCCGCGTCCCAGCCCCCGGCCGACCGCGCCCTGTCCGCCGCGCTGGACACCGACAACTGGACCAAATTCTTCGCCGCCGAAGACCTTTGCCTGCTCCACTATCTCGAGTGGTTCCGGGGCATGAAGGTCGCTTCGCTCAAGCTCGAAGGCCGCACCAAGAGCTCGGCCTACCTCGCCCAGGTCGTGGATGCTTACAAGACCGCCCTGACCCACGCCGCCACCGGCCGGTTCCAGCCCGAACTCTACCTGTCCGAACTGGTCAACGCCGCCTCCCGGCCCCTGACCACAGGCTTCTTCGACCCGGCCAACCGGGGCATCATCGCCCAGCCGCCCGACGAGACCGAAAAACGGCCCGTGCTGGCCCGCATCCTCGCCCCCCTGGCCGCGGGCCGCTGGCTCGTCCAGACCAAGGCGCGCTGGACCTCGGCCGCCCCCGTGGAAATCCTCGTGCCCGGCCTCATCCGGCCCCAGATCTCCGCCGAGGACTACGGCCTGGTCGACGACACAGGCCAAGCCGTCGACACCTCCCACCCCGGCCAACGCGCCGTGTTCATCTGCGACCACCCGGAAATCAAGACCGGCATGTTCATCCGAAAACCCTGGGATATGGACAAGCTGGATTAA